A region from the Pseudomonas sp. P8_229 genome encodes:
- the mutS gene encoding DNA mismatch repair protein MutS, which produces MMQQYWRLKNQHPDQLMFYRMGDFYEIFYEDAKKAAKLLDITLTARGQSAGQAIPMCGIPYHAAEGYLAKLVKLGESVVICEQVGDPATSKGPVERQVVRILTPGTVSDEALLDERRDNLIAALLGDERLFGLAVLDITSGNFSVSEIKGWENLLAELERVNPVELLIPDDWPRDLPAEKRRGVSRRAPWDFERDSALKSLCQQFSTQDLKGFGCENLTLAIGAAGCLLAYAKETQRTALPHLRSLRHERLDDTVVLDGASRRNLELDTNLAGGRDNTLQSVVDRCQTAMGSRLLTRWLNRPLRDLTVLLARQTSITCLLDGYRFEKLQPQLKEIGDIERILARIGLRNARPRDLARLRDALGALPQLQVAMTDLEAPHLQRLATTTSTYPELAALLEKAIIDNPPAVIRDGGVLKTGYDSELDELQSLSENAGQFLIDLEAREKARTGLANLKVGYNRIHGYFIELPSKQAESAPADYIRRQTLKGAERFITPELKEFEDKALSAKSRALAREKMLYEALLEDLISQLPPLQDTAGALAELDVLSNLAERALNLDLNCPRFVSEPCMRITQGRHPVVEQVLTTPFVANDLSLDDNTRMLVITGPNMGGKSTYMRQTALIVLLAHIGSFVPAASCELSLVDRIFTRIGSSDDLAGGRSTFMVEMSETANILHNATERSLVLMDEVGRGTSTFDGLSLAWAAAERLAHLRAYTLFATHYFELTVLPEAEPLVANVHLNATEHNERIVFLHHVLPGPASQSYGLAVAQLAGVPSEVIVRAREHLSRLEDTALPHEAPKPAIKGKPAAPQQSDMFASLPHPVLDELAKVDLDDLTPRRALELLYALKNRI; this is translated from the coding sequence ATGATGCAGCAATACTGGCGCCTGAAGAATCAGCACCCGGATCAGCTGATGTTCTATCGCATGGGCGACTTCTACGAGATCTTCTATGAAGATGCGAAGAAGGCTGCCAAGTTGCTCGACATCACCCTGACCGCGCGCGGTCAGTCGGCGGGGCAGGCGATTCCGATGTGTGGGATTCCTTACCACGCGGCGGAAGGCTACCTGGCGAAACTGGTCAAGCTCGGCGAGTCGGTGGTGATCTGCGAGCAGGTCGGTGACCCGGCAACCAGCAAAGGCCCGGTTGAGCGTCAGGTGGTGCGGATCCTCACGCCGGGTACAGTCAGTGATGAGGCGCTGCTCGATGAGCGCCGCGACAACCTGATCGCCGCGTTGCTGGGTGACGAACGTCTGTTCGGTCTGGCCGTGCTGGACATCACCAGCGGCAACTTCAGCGTGTCGGAAATCAAAGGCTGGGAAAATCTGTTGGCGGAACTGGAGCGGGTCAACCCGGTCGAGTTGCTGATCCCGGATGACTGGCCAAGAGACCTGCCGGCGGAAAAACGCCGTGGCGTCAGTCGTCGCGCACCGTGGGATTTCGAGCGTGATTCGGCGCTGAAAAGCCTCTGCCAGCAGTTCTCCACCCAGGACCTGAAAGGTTTTGGCTGCGAAAACCTGACCCTGGCCATCGGCGCTGCTGGCTGCCTCTTGGCCTACGCCAAGGAAACCCAGCGTACCGCCCTGCCCCATCTGCGCAGCCTGCGCCATGAGCGTCTGGATGACACCGTGGTGCTCGACGGCGCGAGCCGCCGCAACCTGGAACTCGACACCAACCTGGCCGGTGGCCGCGACAACACCCTGCAATCAGTGGTCGATCGCTGCCAGACCGCGATGGGCAGCCGTTTGCTGACCCGTTGGCTAAACCGTCCGCTGCGCGATCTGACCGTGCTGCTGGCGCGCCAGACGTCGATCACCTGTCTGCTCGACGGCTATCGCTTCGAAAAGCTCCAACCGCAGCTCAAGGAGATCGGCGACATCGAGCGGATTCTGGCGCGGATCGGTCTGCGCAATGCGCGGCCCCGTGACCTCGCCCGCCTGCGCGATGCCCTCGGCGCCCTGCCGCAACTGCAAGTGGCGATGACCGACCTGGAAGCGCCGCACCTGCAGCGCCTGGCGACCACCACCAGCACCTACCCGGAGCTGGCAGCGCTGCTGGAAAAAGCCATTATCGACAACCCGCCAGCGGTGATCCGCGACGGCGGCGTGCTGAAAACCGGTTACGACAGTGAACTCGACGAACTGCAATCGCTGAGCGAAAACGCCGGCCAGTTCCTGATCGATCTGGAAGCCCGGGAAAAGGCCCGCACCGGCCTGGCCAACCTGAAAGTCGGGTACAACCGCATTCACGGCTACTTTATCGAACTGCCGAGCAAGCAGGCGGAATCCGCTCCGGCAGACTACATCCGTCGCCAGACGCTCAAAGGCGCCGAGCGTTTCATCACGCCGGAGTTGAAAGAGTTCGAAGACAAGGCACTCTCGGCCAAGAGCCGTGCGCTTGCGCGCGAGAAGATGCTCTACGAGGCGCTGCTGGAAGATCTGATCAGCCAGTTGCCGCCGCTGCAGGACACTGCCGGTGCGCTGGCGGAACTGGATGTGCTGAGCAACCTCGCCGAGCGTGCGCTGAATCTTGATCTGAATTGCCCGCGTTTCGTCAGCGAGCCGTGCATGCGCATCACCCAAGGTCGTCACCCGGTGGTCGAGCAGGTGCTGACCACGCCGTTTGTGGCCAACGACCTGAGCCTGGATGACAACACCCGGATGCTGGTGATCACCGGCCCGAACATGGGCGGTAAATCCACCTACATGCGCCAAACCGCTTTGATCGTGCTGTTGGCGCATATCGGCAGCTTCGTGCCGGCAGCCAGTTGCGAACTGTCGCTGGTGGACCGGATCTTCACCCGGATCGGCTCCAGCGACGACCTGGCCGGCGGCCGCTCGACCTTCATGGTCGAGATGAGCGAAACCGCCAACATCCTGCACAACGCCACCGAGCGCAGCCTGGTGTTGATGGATGAAGTCGGACGCGGCACCAGTACATTCGACGGCTTGTCCCTGGCTTGGGCTGCGGCCGAGCGTCTGGCGCATCTGCGTGCCTATACTCTATTTGCGACGCACTATTTTGAACTCACCGTGTTGCCGGAAGCCGAGCCGCTGGTAGCCAACGTGCACCTCAACGCCACCGAGCACAACGAACGCATCGTGTTCCTGCACCACGTGTTGCCGGGGCCTGCCAGCCAGAGCTACGGCCTGGCCGTGGCGCAACTGGCCGGCGTGCCGAGCGAAGTGATCGTGCGTGCCCGTGAGCACCTGAGCCGACTGGAAGACACCGCATTGCCGCATGAAGCGCCCAAGCCTGCCATCAAAGGCAAGCCGGCCGCCCCGCAGCAGAGCGACATGTTTGCCAGCCTGCCGCATCCGGTGCTGGATGAGTTGGCGAAAGTGGATCTCGATGACCTGACCCCGCGTCGAGCGCTCGAATTGTTATATGCACTTAAGAACCGGATCTAA
- the fdxA gene encoding ferredoxin FdxA, whose translation MTFVVTDNCIKCKYTDCVEVCPVDCFYEGPNFLVIHPDECIDCALCEPECPAVAIFSEDEVPEEMQEFIQLNVELAEIWPNITEKKESLPDAEEWDGVKGKIKDLER comes from the coding sequence ATGACCTTCGTCGTCACCGACAACTGCATCAAGTGCAAGTACACCGACTGCGTAGAAGTGTGTCCGGTGGACTGCTTTTACGAAGGCCCGAACTTCCTGGTAATTCACCCGGACGAGTGCATCGACTGCGCCCTGTGCGAACCAGAATGCCCGGCCGTGGCCATTTTCTCCGAGGACGAAGTTCCGGAAGAGATGCAGGAGTTCATTCAACTGAACGTTGAATTGGCTGAAATCTGGCCGAACATCACCGAGAAGAAAGAATCGCTGCCGGATGCCGAAGAGTGGGATGGCGTCAAAGGCAAGATCAAAGACCTCGAACGCTGA
- a CDS encoding peptidoglycan DD-metalloendopeptidase family protein yields the protein MSLTVIAQRMGNTSFQRLVTGLVLSTLLVGCSSTKSSNVRVVDRNGAVAQRPAVTTGQYVVRPGDTLFSIAFRYGWDYKALAARNNIPTPYTIHPGQTIRFDGRTGSTPTAVVSNSSSSPSSSSKTTVIRRQANGTTTTTVTGSGAASAGAAPSVASKPAPAPLPPPGPAPTGWGWPSNGILIGKFSSNGSLNKGIDIAGDLGQPVLAASDGTVVYAGSGLRGYGELVIIKHSETYVSAYGHNRRLLVREGQQVKVGQTIAEMGSTGTDRVKLHFEIRRQGKPVDPLQFLPRR from the coding sequence GTGAGTCTCACAGTCATTGCGCAGCGTATGGGTAACACGAGCTTTCAGCGCCTGGTGACTGGCCTTGTATTGAGCACCTTGCTGGTCGGTTGCTCCAGCACCAAATCGAGCAACGTGCGGGTGGTCGATCGCAACGGTGCAGTGGCCCAGCGTCCTGCCGTCACGACCGGGCAGTATGTAGTCCGTCCGGGCGATACGCTGTTTTCCATCGCTTTTCGCTACGGCTGGGACTACAAAGCCCTTGCCGCCCGGAACAATATTCCTACGCCGTACACGATCCATCCGGGTCAGACGATTCGCTTCGATGGCCGCACCGGTTCAACGCCGACGGCGGTGGTGAGCAACAGCAGTTCTTCGCCATCTTCGTCGAGCAAAACCACGGTAATCCGGCGCCAGGCGAACGGCACGACCACCACCACGGTGACCGGTTCCGGAGCCGCTTCTGCGGGGGCTGCACCGTCCGTCGCGAGCAAACCGGCACCGGCCCCACTGCCTCCACCGGGGCCAGCCCCGACCGGCTGGGGATGGCCATCTAATGGCATTCTGATTGGAAAATTCTCTTCAAACGGTAGTTTGAATAAAGGAATTGATATCGCCGGAGATTTGGGACAGCCTGTTTTAGCTGCGTCTGATGGGACGGTGGTTTACGCCGGGAGTGGCTTAAGGGGCTACGGCGAATTAGTCATCATCAAACACAGCGAAACCTACGTCAGTGCCTACGGACATAACCGCAGGCTGTTGGTACGGGAGGGGCAGCAGGTCAAGGTCGGACAGACAATTGCCGAAATGGGGTCAACGGGTACAGACCGGGTGAAACTGCATTTTGAGATTCGCCGACAAGGTAAACCAGTAGATCCGCTGCAGTTCCTGCCCAGACGTTGA
- the rpoS gene encoding RNA polymerase sigma factor RpoS, producing the protein MALSKEVPEFDIDDEVLLMETGIDSESSMSNDEGAAPPSVRSKSKHSASLKQHKYIDYTRALDATQLYLNEIGFSPLLSPEEEVHFARLSQSGDPAGRKRMIESNLRLVVKIARRYVNRGLSLLDLIEEGNLGLIRAVEKFDPERGFRFSTYATWWIRQTIERAIMNQTRTIRLPIHVVKELNVYLRAARELTQKLDHEPSPEEIANLLEKPVGEVKRMLGLNERVSSVDVSLGPDSDKTLLDTLTDDRPTDPCELLQDDDLSQSIDQWLSELTDKQREVVVRRFGLRGHESSTLEDVGLEIGLTRERVRQIQVEGLKRLREILEKNGLSSESLFQ; encoded by the coding sequence ATGGCTCTCAGTAAAGAAGTGCCGGAGTTTGACATCGACGATGAGGTTCTCCTTATGGAGACCGGCATCGATTCGGAATCTTCGATGTCGAATGATGAAGGGGCTGCTCCACCTTCCGTTCGTTCCAAATCCAAACACTCCGCTTCACTTAAACAACACAAGTACATCGACTACACTCGGGCACTCGATGCCACGCAGCTGTACCTCAACGAAATCGGCTTTTCCCCACTGCTCTCCCCGGAGGAAGAAGTTCATTTTGCGCGCCTGTCGCAAAGTGGCGATCCTGCCGGGCGCAAGCGCATGATTGAAAGTAACCTGCGGCTGGTCGTGAAGATCGCCCGGCGTTACGTCAATCGGGGGCTGTCGCTGCTGGATCTGATCGAAGAGGGCAACCTCGGCTTGATCCGCGCGGTGGAAAAGTTCGATCCCGAGCGCGGTTTCCGCTTCTCGACCTACGCCACCTGGTGGATTCGTCAGACCATCGAGCGCGCGATCATGAATCAGACCCGGACCATCCGGTTGCCGATCCATGTGGTCAAGGAACTCAACGTGTACCTGCGGGCGGCACGGGAGCTGACGCAAAAGCTCGATCACGAACCTTCACCCGAAGAAATCGCCAACCTGCTGGAAAAACCGGTGGGCGAGGTCAAGCGCATGCTCGGCCTGAACGAGCGGGTTTCTTCGGTCGACGTCTCGCTGGGTCCGGATTCGGATAAAACCCTGCTGGACACCCTGACGGATGACCGTCCGACCGATCCATGCGAGCTGCTGCAGGATGACGACCTGTCGCAAAGCATCGATCAATGGCTCTCGGAACTGACCGACAAGCAGCGCGAGGTGGTCGTACGCCGCTTCGGCCTGCGCGGCCATGAGAGCAGCACGCTGGAAGATGTAGGCCTGGAGATCGGCCTGACCCGGGAACGGGTGCGGCAGATCCAAGTGGAGGGCCTCAAGCGCCTTCGTGAAATTCTCGAGAAGAATGGCCTGTCGAGCGAGTCGCTGTTTCAGTAA